Proteins co-encoded in one Brassica oleracea var. oleracea cultivar TO1000 chromosome C4, BOL, whole genome shotgun sequence genomic window:
- the LOC106342211 gene encoding nucleolin 1-like isoform X2 gives MDQSKLKRCSASSSSHAEAAAEATDPLQKAERELDYLETEVDSRKRQKQEEETTEKKKECCFDTKDAKGNNERTIFVTGFDNSGSRDEIRSALAKHFSSCGELTRVFVHIECETGVSRGYAFINLKKRVGIEAALSLNGSDLGGHKLLVTMARLRDEYYAHFNFKGCEICRAGYTAGPQRLYRWNLRTGGGKVRRFSPKFEEKCRRHHEERMASRKMNKSKTKEG, from the exons ATGGACCAGAGCAAGCTCAAGAGATGCTCCGCATCATCATCCTCCCAT GCTGAAGCAGCTGCTGAGGCTACAGATCCTTTGCAAAAGG CAGAAAGAGAGTTGGATTATTTGGAGACAGAAGTTGATAGTCGGAAGAGGCAGAAGCAG GAGGAAGAAACCACAGAGAAGAAGAAAGAGTGTTGTTTCGACACTAAAGATGCAAAGGGAAACAATGAGCGTACAATATTCGTCACGGGTTTTGATAATAGCGGTTCTAGGGATGAGATCAGGAGCGCACTGGCTAAACATTTCAGTTCATGTGGAGAGTTGACGAGGGTTTTTGTTCACATCGAGTGTGAAACCGGTGTTTCCAGAGGATATGCTTTTATTAATCTGAAAAAACGTGTTGGCATTGAGGCGGCGTTATCTCTCAATGGAAGCGACTTGGGAGGTCATAAGCTTCTGGTTACAATGGCTAGACTTAGAGACGAATACTATGCCCACTTTAACTTTAAAGGCTGTGAAATCTGTCGTGCTGGCTATACTGCCGGCCCTCAGAGACTGTACAGATGGAATCTTCGAACTGGTGGTGGCAAAGTCAGGCGCTT TTCTCCAAAATTTGAAGAAAAGTGTCGTCGTCACCATGAAGAGAGAATGGCTTCTCGCAAGATGAACAAGTCTAAAACCAAAGAAG GCTAA
- the LOC106342212 gene encoding nucleolin 1-like — translation MDESKLKRCSTSSTHAEAVDEATDPLQKADKRELDDSETEVNSRKKQKQEEETTEKKKECCFDTKDAKGNNERTIFVTGFDNSGSRDEIRSALAKHFSSCGELTRVFVHIECETGVSRGYAFINLKNRVGIEAALTLNGSDLGGRKLLVTMARLRDEYYGHFNFKGCEICFAMFAAASRRLTRWKLRTGGGKVAILSPEFQEKARLHYKKAMASRKMAKSKSNEG, via the exons ATGGACGAGAGCAAGCTCAAGAGATGCTCCACTTCATCCACCCAT GCTGAAGCAGTTGATGAGGCCACAGATCCTTTGCAAAAGG CAGACAAAAGAGAGTTGGATGATTCGGAGACAGAAGTTAATAGTCGGAAGAAGCAGAAGCAG GAGGAAGAAACCACAGAGAAGAAGAAAGAGTGTTGTTTCGACACTAAAGATGCAAAGGGAAACAATGAGCGTACAATATTCGTCACGGGTTTTGATAATAGCGGTTCTAGGGATGAGATCAGGAGCGCACTGGCTAAACATTTCAGTTCATGTGGAGAGTTGACGAGGGTTTTTGTTCACATCGAGTGTGAAACTGGTGTTTCCAGAGGATATGCTTTTATTAATCTGAAAAACCGTGTTGGCATTGAGGCCGCGTTAACTCTCAATGGAAGCGACTTGGGAGGTCGGAAGCTTCTGGTTACAATGGCTAGACTTAGAGACGAATATTATGGCCACTTTAACTTTAAAGGCTGTGAAATTTGTTTTGCTATGTTTGCTGCCGCCAGTCGGAGACTGACAAGATGGAAACTTCGAACTGGTGGTGGCAAAGTCGCGATCTT GTCTCCAGAATTTCAAGAAAAGGCCCGTCTTCATTATAAAAAAGCAATGGCTTCTCGCAAGATGGCGAAGTCTAAATCCAACGAAGGCTAA
- the LOC106342209 gene encoding nucleolin 1-like isoform X1, translating into MDQSKLKRCSASSSSHAEAAAEAADPLQKGKKIIESLFICYAIVLVLSERELNDLETEVNCRKRQKQEEETTEKKKKCCFGTKDAEGNNEHTIFVTGFDNSGSRDEIRSALAKHFSSCGELTRVFVHIECETGVSRGYAFINLKKRVGIEAALSLNGSDLGGRKLLVTMATLRDEYYGHVNFKGCEICFAMFAAASRRLTRWKLKTGGGKFRRLSPELEEKFRLRRKELMASRKIEKSKTKDG; encoded by the exons ATGGACCAGAGCAAGCTCAAGAGATGCTCCGCATCATCATCCTCCCAT GCTGAAGCAGCTGCTGAGGCTGCAGATCCTTTGCAAAAGGGTAAGAAAATAATTGAGTCTCTCTTTATTTGCTATGCCATAGTTCTTGTTCTGT CAGAAAGAGAGTTGAATGATTTGGAGACAGAAGTCAATTGTCGGAAGAGGCAGAAGCAG GAGGAAGAAACCACAGAGAAGAAAAAAAAGTGTTGTTTTGGCACTAAAGATGCAGAGGGAAACAATGAGCATACCATATTCGTCACGGGTTTTGATAATAGCGGTTCTAGGGATGAGATCAGGAGCGCATTGGCTAAACATTTCAGTTCATGTGGAGAGTTGACGAGGGTTTTTGTTCACATCGAGTGTGAAACCGGTGTTTCCAGAGGATATGCTTTTATTAATCTGAAAAAACGTGTTGGCATTGAGGCGGCGTTATCTCTCAATGGAAGCGACTTGGGAGGTCGGAAGCTTCTGGTTACCATGGCTACACTTAGAGACGAATATTATGGCCACGTTAACTTTAAAGGCTGTGAAATTTGTTTTGCTATGTTTGCTGCCGCCAGTCGGAGACTGACAAGATGGAAACTTAAAACTGGTGGTGGCAAATTCAGGCGCCT CTCTCCAGAACTTGAAGAAAAGTTTCGTCTTCGTAGGAAAGAATTAATGGCTTCTCGCAAGATTGAGAAGTCTAAAACCAAAGACGGCTAA
- the LOC106342209 gene encoding nucleolin 1-like isoform X3: MDQSKLKRCSASSSSHAEAAAEAADPLQKERELNDLETEVNCRKRQKQEEETTEKKKKCCFGTKDAEGNNEHTIFVTGFDNSGSRDEIRSALAKHFSSCGELTRVFVHIECETGVSRGYAFINLKKRVGIEAALSLNGSDLGGRKLLVTMATLRDEYYGHVNFKGCEICFAMFAAASRRLTRWKLKTGGGKFRRLSPELEEKFRLRRKELMASRKIEKSKTKDG; encoded by the exons ATGGACCAGAGCAAGCTCAAGAGATGCTCCGCATCATCATCCTCCCAT GCTGAAGCAGCTGCTGAGGCTGCAGATCCTTTGCAAAAGG AAAGAGAGTTGAATGATTTGGAGACAGAAGTCAATTGTCGGAAGAGGCAGAAGCAG GAGGAAGAAACCACAGAGAAGAAAAAAAAGTGTTGTTTTGGCACTAAAGATGCAGAGGGAAACAATGAGCATACCATATTCGTCACGGGTTTTGATAATAGCGGTTCTAGGGATGAGATCAGGAGCGCATTGGCTAAACATTTCAGTTCATGTGGAGAGTTGACGAGGGTTTTTGTTCACATCGAGTGTGAAACCGGTGTTTCCAGAGGATATGCTTTTATTAATCTGAAAAAACGTGTTGGCATTGAGGCGGCGTTATCTCTCAATGGAAGCGACTTGGGAGGTCGGAAGCTTCTGGTTACCATGGCTACACTTAGAGACGAATATTATGGCCACGTTAACTTTAAAGGCTGTGAAATTTGTTTTGCTATGTTTGCTGCCGCCAGTCGGAGACTGACAAGATGGAAACTTAAAACTGGTGGTGGCAAATTCAGGCGCCT CTCTCCAGAACTTGAAGAAAAGTTTCGTCTTCGTAGGAAAGAATTAATGGCTTCTCGCAAGATTGAGAAGTCTAAAACCAAAGACGGCTAA
- the LOC106342209 gene encoding nucleolin 1-like isoform X2, giving the protein MDQSKLKRCSASSSSHAEAAAEAADPLQKAERELNDLETEVNCRKRQKQEEETTEKKKKCCFGTKDAEGNNEHTIFVTGFDNSGSRDEIRSALAKHFSSCGELTRVFVHIECETGVSRGYAFINLKKRVGIEAALSLNGSDLGGRKLLVTMATLRDEYYGHVNFKGCEICFAMFAAASRRLTRWKLKTGGGKFRRLSPELEEKFRLRRKELMASRKIEKSKTKDG; this is encoded by the exons ATGGACCAGAGCAAGCTCAAGAGATGCTCCGCATCATCATCCTCCCAT GCTGAAGCAGCTGCTGAGGCTGCAGATCCTTTGCAAAAGG CAGAAAGAGAGTTGAATGATTTGGAGACAGAAGTCAATTGTCGGAAGAGGCAGAAGCAG GAGGAAGAAACCACAGAGAAGAAAAAAAAGTGTTGTTTTGGCACTAAAGATGCAGAGGGAAACAATGAGCATACCATATTCGTCACGGGTTTTGATAATAGCGGTTCTAGGGATGAGATCAGGAGCGCATTGGCTAAACATTTCAGTTCATGTGGAGAGTTGACGAGGGTTTTTGTTCACATCGAGTGTGAAACCGGTGTTTCCAGAGGATATGCTTTTATTAATCTGAAAAAACGTGTTGGCATTGAGGCGGCGTTATCTCTCAATGGAAGCGACTTGGGAGGTCGGAAGCTTCTGGTTACCATGGCTACACTTAGAGACGAATATTATGGCCACGTTAACTTTAAAGGCTGTGAAATTTGTTTTGCTATGTTTGCTGCCGCCAGTCGGAGACTGACAAGATGGAAACTTAAAACTGGTGGTGGCAAATTCAGGCGCCT CTCTCCAGAACTTGAAGAAAAGTTTCGTCTTCGTAGGAAAGAATTAATGGCTTCTCGCAAGATTGAGAAGTCTAAAACCAAAGACGGCTAA
- the LOC106342211 gene encoding nucleolin 1-like isoform X1, which produces MDQSKLKRCSASSSSHAEAAAEATDPLQKAERELDYLETEVDSRKRQKQEEETTEKKKECCFDTKDAKGNNERTIFVTGFDNSGSRDEIRSALAKHFSSCGELTRVFVHIECETGVSRGYAFINLKKRVGIEAALSLNGSDLGGHKLLVTMARLRDEYYAHFNFKGCEICRAGYTAGPQRLYRWNLRTGGGKVRRFSPKFEEKCRRHHEERMASRKMNKSKTKEG; this is translated from the exons ATGGACCAGAGCAAGCTCAAGAGATGCTCCGCATCATCATCCTCCCAT GCTGAAGCAGCTGCTGAGGCTACAGATCCTTTGCAAAAGG CAGAAAGAGAGTTGGATTATTTGGAGACAGAAGTTGATAGTCGGAAGAGGCAGAAGCAG GAGGAAGAAACCACAGAGAAGAAGAAAGAGTGTTGTTTCGACACTAAAGATGCAAAGGGAAACAATGAGCGTACAATATTCGTCACGGGTTTTGATAATAGCGGTTCTAGGGATGAGATCAGGAGCGCACTGGCTAAACATTTCAGTTCATGTGGAGAGTTGACGAGGGTTTTTGTTCACATCGAGTGTGAAACCGGTGTTTCCAGAGGATATGCTTTTATTAATCTGAAAAAACGTGTTGGCATTGAGGCGGCGTTATCTCTCAATGGAAGCGACTTGGGAGGTCATAAGCTTCTGGTTACAATGGCTAGACTTAGAGACGAATACTATGCCCACTTTAACTTTAAAGGCTGTGAAATCTGTCGTGCTGGCTATACTGCCGGCCCTCAGAGACTGTACAGATGGAATCTTCGAACTGGTGGTGGCAAAGTCAGGCGCTT TTCTCCAAAATTTGAAGAAAAGTGTCGTCGTCACCATGAAGAGAGAATGGCTTCTCGCAAGATGAACAAGTCTAAAACCAAAGAAGGCTAA
- the LOC106342211 gene encoding polyadenylate-binding protein 2-like isoform X3 produces MDQSKLKRCSASSSSHAEAAAEATDPLQKERELDYLETEVDSRKRQKQEEETTEKKKECCFDTKDAKGNNERTIFVTGFDNSGSRDEIRSALAKHFSSCGELTRVFVHIECETGVSRGYAFINLKKRVGIEAALSLNGSDLGGHKLLVTMARLRDEYYAHFNFKGCEICRAGYTAGPQRLYRWNLRTGGGKVRRFSPKFEEKCRRHHEERMASRKMNKSKTKEG; encoded by the exons ATGGACCAGAGCAAGCTCAAGAGATGCTCCGCATCATCATCCTCCCAT GCTGAAGCAGCTGCTGAGGCTACAGATCCTTTGCAAAAGG AAAGAGAGTTGGATTATTTGGAGACAGAAGTTGATAGTCGGAAGAGGCAGAAGCAG GAGGAAGAAACCACAGAGAAGAAGAAAGAGTGTTGTTTCGACACTAAAGATGCAAAGGGAAACAATGAGCGTACAATATTCGTCACGGGTTTTGATAATAGCGGTTCTAGGGATGAGATCAGGAGCGCACTGGCTAAACATTTCAGTTCATGTGGAGAGTTGACGAGGGTTTTTGTTCACATCGAGTGTGAAACCGGTGTTTCCAGAGGATATGCTTTTATTAATCTGAAAAAACGTGTTGGCATTGAGGCGGCGTTATCTCTCAATGGAAGCGACTTGGGAGGTCATAAGCTTCTGGTTACAATGGCTAGACTTAGAGACGAATACTATGCCCACTTTAACTTTAAAGGCTGTGAAATCTGTCGTGCTGGCTATACTGCCGGCCCTCAGAGACTGTACAGATGGAATCTTCGAACTGGTGGTGGCAAAGTCAGGCGCTT TTCTCCAAAATTTGAAGAAAAGTGTCGTCGTCACCATGAAGAGAGAATGGCTTCTCGCAAGATGAACAAGTCTAAAACCAAAGAAGGCTAA